The genomic region CCAGGGCGACGACAACTAAAATCACCGTTCCCCGGTAGTCCTTGCTCAGAGTGGCGTAAACCACGGCTAAAAGAATGGTTTGCAAAATACCGGTTGCCCAACTGGGCGCAACCCAGTTCAAAACATTTCCCAAAGCCACTAGGAGATAGGTCAGGGACAAGGCGCCAGTCAGGGCCCGATAGAGCGCGCCGTATTGATGCTTAGACGATAGTTTCAGTACCAGCCAGTAGACGACAAACATTAGCCCTAGTAAAGTCCAGGCCACCAAAATAACAATCAAAACTTCAAAGGTTACCAGTTGGGCTGAACTAAGGTTCAAAGATGCCTGCAAATTAGACAGGGCTGACCAGGTACTGCTATCATCAGGCAAAGTGAAAAATAACAACAGGTAGGCCAAAGGCACCGCCAGTAACAGGAGCCAGTTTACAACTTTATGATTCTGGTTCATTGGGTCGCCACCTTTCTAAGGCAATTTTTTCCACTGGGAAATCGCGTTGACTGAAATCTTCGGCATGGGAAACCAGGATAATTGGCCCCTGCCCAGCTTCGGCCCGTTCAGTCAATCGGTACCAAATCCAGTCCAGACTATTTTGGTCAATCCCATTTAAGGCCTCGTCCAATATCGTCAGGCCATAGGCCTGCTGACAAGCTAAGAGGGCCAAGCCGACCTTGTTTTGGTTTCCCAGTGAGCTGTCCTGGTAATCTTGGTTTAGCAAGTGCTGGTCCCCACCAAAGAGCAGAGATGCCCGAGACATATCAATGGTCCCACCCAAAATGTCGGCACTGAGCCGGATATTATCGGCAATGCTTAAGTACGGCAAACCAATCCCACTATCGGTTAAGAACAGGGTCGTTTTAGGATCCCGGTCATTTTTAATCTCACCCTGGTAATGGCGGTCGAGACCACCAATCATCCGCAGCAAAACGGATTTCCCCCAGCCATTTGGCGCCTGAAACTGGTAAATATGACCATCCGCCAAGGTCAAATCAATCCCCTCGAACAAAGGACGACCATCAATTGTTTTACTTACATTTTCTAAACGAATCATCTACCATCCCTCAATAACCGCCGCGACCGCCAGAAATCCGACCGGGACCAGGTACCAGACCCAGTTAACCCGAACAAAGCGTCCTACCATCAACCAGCTGCGGGTCTTCACTAAAACCCGTAGCATTTTGGCTGATAAATACTGAAACAAAAAAATTGCGGGAATCTCAAAAATCCCATGGGGCCATAAATCCTGCCAAGTTGCGCGCCAGCCTACCAA from Leuconostocaceae bacterium ESL0723 harbors:
- a CDS encoding ATP-binding cassette domain-containing protein, yielding MIRLENVSKTIDGRPLFEGIDLTLADGHIYQFQAPNGWGKSVLLRMIGGLDRHYQGEIKNDRDPKTTLFLTDSGIGLPYLSIADNIRLSADILGGTIDMSRASLLFGGDQHLLNQDYQDSSLGNQNKVGLALLACQQAYGLTILDEALNGIDQNSLDWIWYRLTERAEAGQGPIILVSHAEDFSQRDFPVEKIALERWRPNEPES